Proteins encoded together in one Mugil cephalus isolate CIBA_MC_2020 chromosome 16, CIBA_Mcephalus_1.1, whole genome shotgun sequence window:
- the cog7 gene encoding conserved oligomeric Golgi complex subunit 7: MDFSKFLDDDFDVKDWVNGAFKVVQKDAPGKADTHAATLVMKLQLFIQEVNNAIEESSNQALQNMPRVLRDVEALKQEASFLKEQMVLVKEDIRKFEQETVQSMQVLVEIDQVKGRMQLAAEALQEADKWSTLSADIEETFKTQDFAVISSKLTSMQNSLAMLVDTPDYSEKCVHLEALKNRLEAMASPQIVATFNSMSLDQAKLFVKVFTEIDRMPQLLAYYYKCHKGQLVSVWQDLSQSELSLNQQLAEFYDTLLSSWHAQLQWSSQVFKNPDEVVTVLLIQTLGALVPSIPVCLSTAMERAAQEQRLDTLLELHQTTSTFGQNLEAAMLPHLGENNLLKVNELVCALYDPYKSYQLQYGDLEEAHLLIQISAVPLEHGEVIDCVEELSHSVGKLFGLASAAVDRCVRLTDGLAVCGLLKALKALFTKYVSDFSTTLQSIRKKCKLEDTPSSSVFQEDWTAFQNSVRIIATCGELLRQCGAFEQQLSNRILGTAGKYLSESYSPRSLAGIQEVSSGERKSGTKNPWQEYNYLQRGNVAEYNNLMELLYSLKEKGTGNSSLLAEPRTALTRLNQQANQLAFDSVFLQIKHQLCLVSKMESQEAPGFGESYTEDLPTFSLSPQEYITNIGQYLMSLPLHLEPFVTQEDPALEMALHAGKLPFPPEQGDDLPELDNTADYWLGSIARATMQTYCDAILLIPQLGTRSTKQLATDIDYLSNVMDALGLQPSRALQHIVTLLRAKPEDYRQTAKLLPRRLAATIAALRCIDY; the protein is encoded by the exons ATGGATTTCTCCAAGTTCCTGGACGATGATTTTGATGTGAAAGACTGGGTGAACGGCGCCTTCAAGGTGGTGCAGAAGGATGCGCCGGGgaaagcagacacacacgcagctACACTGGTCATGAAGCTACAGCTGTTCATCCAGGAAGTCAACAATGCTATCGAGG AGAGCAGCAATCAAGCTCTTCAAAATATGCCCCGAGTGCTACGAGACGTGGAGGCTCTGAAACAGGAGGCCTCCTTCCTGAAGGAGCAGATGGTCCTGGTCAAAGAGGACATCAGGAAGTTTGAGCAAGAAACGGTGCAGTCCATGCAG GTCCTGGTGGAGATCGATCAGGTGAAGGGTCGCATGCAGCTGGCAGCTGAAGCACTTCAGGAGGCAGATAAGTGGAGCACGCTGAGTGCGGACATCGAGGAAACCTTCAAAACACAG GACTTTGCAGTAATTTCCTCCAAGCTGACCAGCATGCAGAACAGCCTGGCCATGCTGGTGGACACACCGGACTATTCTGAAAAGTGTGTCCATCTGGAGGCTCTGAAAAACAGACTGGAGGCCATGGCCAGCCCGCAGATAGTTGCAACTTTTAATTCCATGTCTTTAG ACCAAGCCAAGCTGTTTGTTAAAGTCTTCACAGAGATAGACAGAATGCCCCAGCTCCTTGCATACTACTACAAGTGTCACAAG GGCCAGTTGGTGAGCGTATGGCAGGATCTCTCTCAGAGCGAGCTCAGTCTGAATCAGCAGCTGGCTGAATTCTACGACACCCTGCTCTCCTCTTGGCATGCTCAGCTTCAGTGGAGCAGCCAG GTGTTCAAGAACCCCGATGAAGTGGTGACGGTGCTGCTGATCCAGACGCTGGGGGCCTTGGTGCCATCGATCCCCGTGTGCCTGAGCACGGCCATGGAGCGGGCAGCCCAAGAGCAGCGCCTGGACACTCTGCTGGAACTCCATCAAACCACGTCCACATTCGGACAAAACCTGGAGGCTGCAATGCTGCCACATTTAG GTGAGAACAACCTGCTGAAGGTGAACGAGCTGGTCTGTGCGCTGTACGACCCCTATAAATCTTACCAACTGCAGTATGGAGATCTGGAGGAAGCTCACCTCCTCATCCAGATCAGCGCTGTACCTTTG GAGCATGGAGAGGTAATTGATTGCGTAGAAGAGTTGAGCCACTCTGTTGGCAAGTTGTTTGGCCTGGCAAGTGCTGCTGTGGACCGCTGTGTCAGACTGACTGATGGACTTGCTGTGTGTGGCCTCCTCAAAGCCCTCAAAGCCCTTTTCACCAA GTATGTGTCTGACTTCTCCACGACACTCCAGTCAATCAGGAAGAAGTGCAAACTTGAGGATACGCCAAGTTCCTCTGTTTTCCAGGAGGACTGGACAGCCTTCCAGAACTCTGTCAG GATCATTGCCACATGTGGAGAACTGCTTAGGCAATGTGGGGCCTTTGAGCAACAGCTGTCAAACAG GATCCTCGGCACTGCAGGTAAGTACTTGTCAGAGTCGTACAGCCCACGCAGCCTGGCTGGCATCCAGGAGGTGAGCTCCGGCGAGAGGAAGAGCGGCACCAAGAACCCTTGGCAGGAATACAACTACCTTCAGAGGGGAAACGTGGCTGAATACAACAACCTGATGGAGCTACTCTACTCATTAAAG GAGAAGGGCACAGGGAACTCCAGCTTGTTAGCAGAGCCCAGAACAGCTCTGACCAGACTCAATCAGCAGGCCAACCAGCTGGCCTTCGACTCCGTCTTCCTGCAGATCAAACACCAGCTCTGCCTCGTCTCCAAGATGGAG AGTCAAGAGGCACCTGGTTTTGGAGAGAGCTACACTGAAGACCTGCCTACTTTCAGCCTGTCGCCGCAAGAATACATTACAAAT atAGGACAGTACCTGATGTCCCTGCCTCTACACTTGGAGCCTTTTGTGACGCAGGAAGATCCAGCACTAGAGATGGCCTTACATGCTGGGAAGCTGCCTTTCCCTCCAGAGCAAG gtGACGACCTCCCTGAGCTGGACAACACAGCGGACTACTGGTTGGGCTCCATCGCTCGGGCAACCATGCAGACCTACTGTGATGCCATTTTGCTTATCCCCCAACTCGGCACCCGTTCCACTAAGCAGCTGGCCACCGATATTG ACTACCTGAGCAATGTGATGGATGCTCTGGGCCTGCAGCCCTCACGTGCCCTGCAACACATAGTCACACTGCTCAGAGCTAAACCAGAAGATTACAGGCAGACCGCCAAACTGCTGCCTCGCAGACTGGCCGCCACCATCGCTGCACTCCGGTGCATCGACTACTAA
- the LOC125022954 gene encoding myeloid-associated differentiation marker-like protein 2 produces MGIIDQVKDTVSKAVFTPSTLLSGRGALHMAQIILSLVTFILALFRGGSSHSYWNYAMFAWAFCAIMTLIITIIEMMKLDIILDMFCMDWSDFATGMAMSSSLMTVSVAIIYVNFYACLKCLYGLIVSIFAILSGVVYVLEVVKEKFMDKKKGSYLSALPGFWKVMEAFVSCMIFVSLTGYRDKPALIICVIAYIIPFPILPVIIATNILKKLKKCLPFNLDRFVFIFLVISVVLYILAAILWPIFMFRNNPRPSDCPPSFCIWAIQFMVAFLTYVNLILFTVDLIFTLLGICGFKRT; encoded by the coding sequence ATGGGAATAATTGACCAGGTTAAGGACACGGTGTCCAAGGCGGTGTTCACGCCTTCTACTCTGTTATCCGGAAGAGGGGCGCTGCACATGGCTCAGATCATTCTGTCTCTGGTCACCTTCATCCTGGCCTTATTCAGAGGAGGGAGCAGCCACAGCTACTGGAACTACGCTATGTTCGCCTGGGCCTTCTGCGCCATCATGACCCTCATCATCACCATTATTGAGATGATGAAGCTCGACATTATACTCGATATGTTTTGCATGGACTGGTCTGACTTTGCCACGGGGATGGCCATGTCTTCTTCACTCATGACCGTCTCTGTCGCTATCATCTATGTCAACTTCTACGCCTGCCTGAAATGTCTGTACGGCTTGATAGTGAGCATATTTGCTATCCTGTCTGGAGTTGTCTACGTGCTGGAGGTGGTGAAGGAGAAATTTATGGATAAAAAGAAAGGGAGCTACCTGTCTGCGCTGCCCGGATTCTGGAAGGTGATGGAGGCCTTCGTGAGCTGCATGATTTTCGTCTCACTGACTGGTTACAGAGACAAGCCAGCTTTGATCATATGCGTCATAGCATACATCATCCCGTTTCCCATCCTGCCAGTAATCATAGCCACCAACATCCTCAAAAAGCTGAAGAAATGTCTGCCATTTAACCTGGACAGGTTTGTGTTCATATTCCTGGTGATATCTGTTGTGCTGTACATTCTTGCTGCTATTCTGTGGCCCATTTTTATGTTCAGAAACAATCCGCGTCCCAGCGACTGTCCACCCAGCTTCTGCATATGGGCCATTCAGTTTATGGTTGCATTTCTGACATATGTGAATCTCATTCTTTTCACAGTGGACCTCATTTTTACCTTGCTTGGTATCTGCGGCTTTAAACGCACATAA